In Saccharicrinis fermentans DSM 9555 = JCM 21142, a genomic segment contains:
- a CDS encoding ABC transporter permease — protein sequence MNKISLIIQREYITRVKKKSFIIMTFLSPIIFAAIAFVPAWLSSQEDTKEKIIAIDDSTQQYAQALNSTQYIKYQTLAPTEAQQTKQELTQHFDALLLIEHDLLQNKPIVHLYSEGQVTMDVIDNIKSNLNAHIRQLKLESYHIEGLDVKIKELNQLKVEIKTTRLDEDGSEKQSSAEIAIIIGMASAFLIYMIMVLYATQVMRGVIEEKTSRIVEVMISSVKPFQLMMGKIIGIGLVALTQFFLWIILTIGVLFSAQAVLTDKGNTQEITQSISNQQMVNEQLNTNETAQVFEKISNIIGDVNLPFILGMFLFYFIGGYLIYSALFAAIGSAIDNETETQQFVMPVLLPLILSIYVALFAFRNPHGDIAFWFSMIPLTSPVVMMSRIPYDVPPWELILSMSILTASFILFTWFAARVYRTGILMYGKKVSYKEIWKWFIQAGK from the coding sequence ATGAACAAGATATCATTAATTATACAACGAGAATATATTACCCGGGTCAAAAAGAAGAGTTTTATCATTATGACTTTCCTTAGCCCCATTATATTTGCTGCCATAGCCTTTGTTCCAGCCTGGCTAAGCTCTCAGGAAGACACCAAAGAAAAGATCATTGCTATTGACGACTCCACGCAACAATATGCACAAGCACTAAATAGCACACAGTACATTAAATACCAAACGCTTGCACCAACAGAGGCGCAACAAACAAAACAAGAGCTAACCCAACATTTTGATGCACTCTTGCTTATTGAGCATGATTTACTTCAGAACAAACCCATTGTTCATCTGTACTCCGAAGGCCAGGTAACCATGGATGTCATTGACAATATCAAATCCAACCTCAATGCACATATCCGCCAATTAAAACTTGAGAGTTACCATATAGAAGGGCTCGATGTTAAGATCAAAGAGTTAAACCAACTAAAAGTAGAAATAAAAACTACGCGACTAGACGAAGATGGTTCTGAGAAACAAAGCAGTGCCGAGATAGCTATTATTATAGGCATGGCATCCGCCTTTCTCATCTACATGATCATGGTTTTGTATGCCACGCAAGTTATGAGAGGCGTCATTGAAGAAAAGACAAGTCGCATTGTTGAAGTGATGATATCTTCAGTAAAACCCTTTCAACTGATGATGGGTAAAATTATAGGCATCGGTTTAGTGGCTCTCACCCAATTCTTTTTATGGATCATCCTTACTATAGGAGTTCTATTTAGCGCACAAGCAGTACTTACGGACAAAGGCAATACTCAAGAAATAACGCAATCCATCAGCAACCAGCAAATGGTAAATGAACAACTCAACACCAATGAAACCGCACAAGTATTCGAAAAGATCAGCAACATCATAGGAGATGTGAACCTTCCTTTCATCCTAGGCATGTTCCTATTTTATTTCATTGGTGGGTATTTAATCTATTCTGCACTGTTTGCAGCCATTGGTTCTGCCATAGACAATGAAACAGAAACACAACAATTCGTCATGCCTGTATTGCTACCCCTGATACTATCCATTTATGTTGCTCTATTTGCATTCCGAAATCCACATGGCGACATTGCCTTTTGGTTTTCGATGATCCCTTTAACCTCACCGGTAGTCATGATGTCCCGGATACCATACGATGTGCCCCCATGGGAGCTCATTTTATCCATGAGTATATTAACTGCCTCATTCATATTATTTACTTGGTTTGCCGCAAGAGTGTACAGAACCGGTATTTTGATGTACGGTAAAAAAGTGAGTTACAAGGAAATTTGGAAATGGTTTATTCAAGCCGGAAAATAG
- a CDS encoding Ppx/GppA phosphatase family protein, which translates to MQIAIIDLGTNTFNLLIARVDKNNSYTILSETKYPAKIGKGGIQKRTITPEAFERGLKALQTHLDTIAQYEVDAIHCFATSAIRSAENGGDFVSKVKEKFNLDIQVIQGSQEAGLIYDGVKQVLPIGQEKVLIMDIGGGSTEFIIANTDGVVWKHSFELGAARMLELVKPSDPMQTEEIKHAEEIIAHKIAPLLQELQHHQISKLIGSSGSFDTMAAMIAAVEHPLLDMSKLTSYQISKPHFENLHRQYLQSSIQQRLKMKRMDPDRVEMIVLASIFIKFMLDHLSLDELFQCSYALKEGAIYQIINNKK; encoded by the coding sequence ATGCAAATTGCAATTATAGACCTGGGTACTAATACTTTTAATCTATTAATAGCCAGAGTGGACAAGAATAACAGCTATACTATTCTATCAGAAACAAAATATCCTGCCAAGATTGGCAAAGGAGGCATTCAAAAAAGAACCATCACCCCTGAGGCATTCGAACGTGGACTAAAAGCACTTCAAACACATTTAGACACCATTGCTCAATACGAAGTAGATGCTATACACTGCTTTGCCACTTCCGCCATCAGATCCGCCGAGAATGGAGGCGATTTCGTATCCAAGGTAAAAGAAAAATTTAACCTTGACATACAAGTTATCCAAGGCTCACAGGAAGCCGGATTGATCTACGACGGGGTAAAACAAGTATTACCCATTGGACAAGAGAAAGTACTGATTATGGATATTGGCGGAGGGAGTACCGAATTCATCATTGCCAATACAGATGGTGTAGTATGGAAACACAGCTTTGAGTTAGGAGCTGCCAGAATGCTTGAACTGGTAAAGCCCTCTGATCCCATGCAAACAGAAGAGATAAAACATGCGGAAGAAATCATTGCGCACAAGATAGCTCCTCTGCTCCAAGAACTTCAACACCATCAAATCAGCAAACTGATTGGCTCATCGGGCTCCTTCGACACCATGGCTGCCATGATAGCAGCCGTGGAGCACCCTTTACTAGATATGAGCAAGCTAACCAGTTATCAAATCAGCAAACCTCACTTTGAAAACCTACATCGTCAATACTTACAAAGCTCCATTCAACAACGCCTTAAAATGAAACGGATGGATCCTGACCGCGTTGAAATGATTGTACTGGCCTCTATTTTTATTAAATTCATGCTCGATCATTTAAGCCTAGATGAACTATTCCAGTGCAGTTACGCACTTAAAGAAGGCGCTATC